GAGAGTAAGAACTCCAATATGGagagcatttttttaaataaaataaaaacattgaacgtcaactttgtagttttatttaaacgtgATTGCCACACGCACActttattgtcaataatattaatagtcaATAATGCCCACTGAGTGTGTAGGCACGCTTAGGCTTTCTTTGAATTTAAGTGACCTACATGTACATTTTGTTTAGTCACACTAGAGTTAGGGTAGTAAGCAaactaccaaaaaaaaacagatacatTCGTAACAACActttatttcaaaacatttatataataatatgatacgtttacacctaaatacttataaacacgtATTTGCTTAAATGTTGACACATTCACAATAATTTGTCAAATgattaataagaataaaaacattaaactaaCTTTGCACTTAATAGATAAAGTTTGAAGGTTAGTATAACATTAATGCTACAAAAAAGACATATAACAAAACATAGGAATGAAATGAAACaagaacttaaaaaataatggttGGCTTATTAAATATAGCTCTCCAAATAGCTTCTTTCCATTTTAGTTCCTTTCAGCAAGCAGAAAAACGATGGTGTACCCGATTTCAACACGTAATGCTTCATCTTCAAGATTTCACCAAGGTTCTGTGTGGGATCTATTAAATGTGGCAAACTATCAGAGCCCTCGAAATAAAGCCGAATTTTTCGAATACTGTATGTATTTTTCTCATCCCAAGGCGCAGGGAATATTTGCTCCAACTGGCATAAAAGTGGCACATTTTCCGGGCATGCTCTAATAAAATCTGTCTGTTGGTACTCTGGGTATAATATCAGTACAGGCCACTTTAAAACACCACCTTCTAAATGGACCATTGCTTCTTGGGCACCTGGTATACACGGTTCTAACTTGGACAAGTCAATGTCGTCTGCGTCCTCACAATCAGATATTTTTATGCCTCTATCAACAATAGCTTTAATAACTGCTTCtttttgtgcattttttttGGCTTCCGtgctatttttctttctttcgtcTCGCTCTTGAATAAACTTTTTCTTCTTTGCTAAATTAACAAGTTCTATTAAATCTTTATCCTTTGTTTGTGTTTGTAGTAATTTTTCACAGTGTTCTATGCATGTATCATGTTTTCCAATTGCAAATGCAGATTTGGCTGCCCGTAATCGAGCTTTAGCGTGATCTGGCTTAAGCGACAATGCGCGTTCGCTATCGGATAAAGCGGATCGGTAATTCTTTAAATGGAATTGTGCTGCCGCGCGGTTGTTATACAAGCTTGCATTAATTTCGGCATCGTCACATCTAACCTTGATGCCCTCTGTGTACCTGTAAGAAAAACCATTCCTAAGATGGATAGTTTACTTAATAGGAAGACATTGAATCACAACTTTTGGCGCACTTTAAAGCGAGCGGATACCTTACTCATAGAGGTGAACTCTATGACTAAGGTACTCCATAacgtactttatttttaactagcaaCCCGCCCCGGCTTCTTACGGGTGCAATGTACATACTTATGTGGCAGTTGGGAGTGCTTTATGACCCAATTCCGTGGGACATTAATTTATCCTACTCTGAAAGTTTAAGCAGCGTTTACAATTTAAGCGCTCAAAAATATGTTTGGGTaatcacattacaaatctttaaatttattttttttttgactataATAATGCATGCTTAACACTTATAAACCTTTCTCTAGAATGattctatctattgctgaaaactgcattgaATTCTGTTGCGTAGTTCAAAAGAATTAAGAGTGCAAACAGCGAAAGCGactttttttatactatgtaaaaactcgaaaaaaacgttttaataaCATGATGTAAAGAGCAAGGGTTATCTAAATTgtcttgataataaaataactattttgtatGAGAAATACTGTCATATGCCTCATGATGACTATTGAAAATGAACTTTTAATTTCcgaatacttttataattttctcacCTAAAAGGCGTTAATTATTTTgacttatctatacttatatatttatctaatatAGTAAACCATGAATTatacaaccaattttttaattattaatcatcttcctatccttaagtaacataggcatatatttaatttctgtaataataagatttcagcctTTAATAATAGTTACTGTAAAGGAAGTCAGCAGATAACGCGCTAACGTGGTAAATTAACCGCGTGCGCTGAATAAACAGTTAGATAAACGTAAATCTATTTCCACAAAGCCATATGTACTCTTAGTTATATTAGTGTAGATGCTAAatcaattagttttatttaaaactgtcaaATTTTCAGCCCTATCAAAGAAGAGTGATGATAATAACAAACCCAAAGTTTAGGTAACTTACCCCAATATTGCCAATCTATAATTTTTATGCTTAAAGTTAAAATTCCCATCCTCCTTATAATTAGTGGCAAGTTCCAGTGGCGTGTTCTCATCAGGGTCATACTTCAAATTTGCAAGACCCTCTGCTAGTGGAGACAATTCGCCTGATGCTGACTTCATAAAGAATGGATGCT
This sequence is a window from Pararge aegeria chromosome 1, ilParAegt1.1, whole genome shotgun sequence. Protein-coding genes within it:
- the LOC120624887 gene encoding DNA polymerase interacting tetratricopeptide repeat-containing, protein of 47 kDa is translated as MSETAEDNKKAPMSEEERISLCQKMDQELDDFINSLERKRYTEGWPEDRWEEEMDKHPFFMKSASGELSPLAEGLANLKYDPDENTPLELATNYKEDGNFNFKHKNYRLAILGYTEGIKVRCDDAEINASLYNNRAAAQFHLKNYRSALSDSERALSLKPDHAKARLRAAKSAFAIGKHDTCIEHCEKLLQTQTKDKDLIELVNLAKKKKFIQERDERKKNSTEAKKNAQKEAVIKAIVDRGIKISDCEDADDIDLSKLEPCIPGAQEAMVHLEGGVLKWPVLILYPEYQQTDFIRACPENVPLLCQLEQIFPAPWDEKNTYSIRKIRLYFEGSDSLPHLIDPTQNLGEILKMKHYVLKSGTPSFFCLLKGTKMERSYLESYI